A genome region from Melospiza melodia melodia isolate bMelMel2 chromosome 26, bMelMel2.pri, whole genome shotgun sequence includes the following:
- the LOC134429520 gene encoding chymotrypsin-C-like, whose protein sequence is MLGAVCLVVLLGYGPFAGCPTAYGCGQPAVPPQLSSRVVGGEDAVAHSWPWQISLQYSRSGSWNHYCGGTLIAPQWVLTAAHCIRCVLGCWGHLCHAGKISVGTDTPSLPGSSSLTYRVALGRQDVSEADEPGSVAVAVEKIIVHEDWDDYYIRNDIALVKLAEEVQETDTVRVACLPAADKILPNDYPCYVTGWGSMRTNGPLATILQQALLPVVDYETCSQWDWWGSTVKKTMVCAGGDGTTSGCNGDSGGPLNCQRDDGIWEVEGIVSFGSARGCNTKRKPTVFTRVSAYIDWINEKMSAN, encoded by the exons ATGCTGGGAGCCGTCTGTCTCGTCGTGCTGCTGGGCTACG GTCCCTTTGCCGGGTGTCCCACAGCCTACGGATGCGGTCAGCCGGCCGTGCCACCACAGCTGAGCTCCCGCGTGGTGGGTGGTGAAGATGCTGTAGCCCACAGCTGGCCATGGCag ATCTCGCTGCAGTACAGTCGCTCTGGATCCTGGAACCACTATTGCGGCGGGACCCTCATTGCCCCCCAGTGGGTGCTGACAGCTGCCCACTGCATCAGGTGCGTATTGGGGTGCTGGGGGCATCTGTGCCATGCAGGTAAGATATCTGTGGGGACTGACACTCCCTCTCTCCCTGGCAGCTCTTCCCTGACCTACCGGGTGGCGCTGGGCAGGCAGGACGTGTCAGAGGCTGACGAACCTGGTtctgtggccgtggctgtggagaAGATCATCGTCCATGAGGACTGGGATGACTACTACATTCG CAACGACATTGCCCTGGTCAAGCTGGCAGAGGAGGTGCAGGAGACTGACACCGTCCGTGTCGCCTGCCTGCCGGCTGCTGACAAGATCCTGCCCAACGACTACCCCTGCTATGTCACTGGCTGGGGAAGCATGAGGA CCAACGGGCCcctggccaccatcctgcagcAGGCTCTGCTGCCCGTGGTGGACTATGAgacctgctcccagtgggactggTGGGGCAGCACTGTGAAGAAGACCATGGTGTGCGCCGGCGGCGATGGCACCACCTCTGGATGCAAT GGTGATTCTGGGGGCCCCCTGAACTGCCAGCGCGACGATGGGATCTGGGAGGTCGAGGGCATCGTCAGCTTCGGCTCCGCTCGGGGCTGCAACACGAAAAGGAAGCCAACAGTCTTCACCCGGGTGTCCGCCTACATCGACTGGATCAACGAG AAAATGAGCGCAAACTGA